The Candidatus Methanomethylicota archaeon genome segment TCATCTATTAATGGCCTATCAATCGCTTTGTTCCAGTTCTTGCAAGAAACATAGATCGAAACTTTAGCTCCAGCAATTCTCTTCCAAGCCCAAACGTCCACTTCTATTGGACTACCTTGTCTAGACTCCTTCCTTACATTTGTGGAAACTTCAAAGCCCAAGTCTTTGAAAACTGAGGCCACTATCCCCTCCAGGATCTCCCTGGAAGGTTCAACTTTAAGGATTTCGAGCTTGGAAGGATAGGGGGTGGACATCTTCGATTCAAAGGGGAATTTTCCGATGAGTTTCATAATTGGCTCTATTACTTCGTCTGAGAGGCAAGGTGCTGGGAAGATGTACTCAGGTGGCATAGCTACCGCTAATCCACTACTGACTAAGTAAGAGAGAAGTTTATCAATTGTCCACTCCCCGAATCTGTGATGCTCCTTGATTCTATACATCAGCGACATATATAATGTGCAGAAAGTTCCAGCTGGTGTTAGAGATTTTCCATAGCGTTGAGTACGAACATCTAAGAGAATTTCTCCAGCTTCTTTTACCCATTCTATAGGAATTCTGTTAAGTTTAATGTATTTCTTGAAGGCCTTTACGAAGTTCCCACAAAATTCAGTCTCTATTTCGCAGAGAATCTTATTTCTTTTGGCGGATTTGAGGACATTCTCGTACTCAAAAAGACGATCAATAAATAGTTTGGCAGCTTCTAAAGCTTGTCCAGCATCTGCTTCCCTACCATCAAAGTAGGCGGTGAACAATTGCTTTACTTCATTCTCATTCATTATTGAGGCCATCGATGGCTTAATATCAAAATCTTTAGACCCTCTTTTCGTCAACAAGTAGAGTAAAGCTAAATATGTTCCCATAGCCTTAGTTTCTGAATCGATTAGGTCCTTTATCCACCAATATTTTGTCTCAGCCTTTTCTTCCATAAAAACAGTCCCTTCGATGAGTTTCCATTATTAATATTGTTGATTGTTTATTTTTAAGATTTTATCCAAAATGCTAGTATGGCATATTACCACGTATGGAGCTTAATGCTTTGACTATTTAAAGGAAAGTATTTAAGTGGTTAATTCATTGTTTTCTTGGTAGCTATGAATTCTCCTAAAAATAGGGTAGATATTGAGTGTTTATTTTTAAATTTGAAATTGTGAAGTTAAAGATTGGGGGCTATTTGGATGCCAGATTACTTTTTGATTTCGGTGTCGAGTAGGCAGAATCTTGATTTGTGTATGAGGTATGCTTTGGCTGGTTTCACTAATAGTATTAATGGTTTGTGGACTTTTCTGGATATTGAAGAGGGGGATTATGTTTCATTTTTGTATGGTGCAAGGGTATACAATCTTTATAAAGTTGTTAGGAAGGAAGCTTATGAGGATGCGGATAGGTTACCGCCATGGCCTCCCATTACTTTTAAGGTGTCTAGGAGAACTTACTATTTCCCTTTTAGGTTGCATTTGAGGCAGGAGAGGGAGTTATGTGAGCCTATGGTTAGACCTGAATTTTCTTATGTTGCG includes the following:
- a CDS encoding restriction endonuclease, whose product is MEEKAETKYWWIKDLIDSETKAMGTYLALLYLLTKRGSKDFDIKPSMASIMNENEVKQLFTAYFDGREADAGQALEAAKLFIDRLFEYENVLKSAKRNKILCEIETEFCGNFVKAFKKYIKLNRIPIEWVKEAGEILLDVRTQRYGKSLTPAGTFCTLYMSLMYRIKEHHRFGEWTIDKLLSYLVSSGLAVAMPPEYIFPAPCLSDEVIEPIMKLIGKFPFESKMSTPYPSKLEILKVEPSREILEGIVASVFKDLGFEVSTNVRKESRQGSPIEVDVWAWKRIAGAKVSIYVSCKNWNKAIDRPLIDEEIGRVLNLRELPHLKVIIAKELTIPAKEVAEANGFIIIELGRKAEANDVKEIYELVFKTLNELFTSATPSKLREIT